A window of Amblyraja radiata isolate CabotCenter1 chromosome 25, sAmbRad1.1.pri, whole genome shotgun sequence contains these coding sequences:
- the slc35e4 gene encoding solute carrier family 35 member E4 produces MTSTDVFPEFLPPASVRGSSESPRRRQTLHTLAAVAVLLATGTTITSLNKCIFAVYNFHYPLLLSALHMLTAIVIDYVLIRMGFVNLQIKEISGLSTAAKVKVFLLSLTFCATIAFGNMGLNCVQVSFAQVISTTTPLFTIAISKLFLGKHHHILKYTAMMPICLGASFSLIGEMQFDHKGCFYIFAATMLRGVKSIQQSILLQEEKINSVILLYLMSIPSFCILISAAFLLESDTVWESSIKSDNRLWMFILLSCLGSVLYNLASFCVTTLTSAVTLHVVGNLNMVGNLVISQVLFGSEMTALSYAGIGLTLSGVLMYQNSDFIADYLNSRSKHHEEQDHLKTD; encoded by the exons ATGACCAGTACAGATGTGTTCCCGGAGTTTCTTCCGCCAGCCTCAGTGCGAGGGAGTAGTGAGAGCCCGAGGAGACGACAGACTCTCCACACCCTGGCCGCGGTCGCCGTGCTCCTCGCCACCGGTACCACCATCACCAGCCTCAACAAATGCATCTTCGCCGTCTACAATTTCCATTACCCGCTCTTGCTGTCCGCGCTTCACATGCTCACAGCCATTGTTATCGACTATGTTTTGATCCGAATGGGATTCGTAAATCTGCAAATAAAAGAAATCAGCGGCCTATCTACCGCTGCCAAAGTGAAAGTGTTTTTACTGAGCTTGACCTTCTGTGCCACCATTGCTTTCGGAAACATGGGGTTGAACTGCGTGCAAGTCTCATTTGCACAAGTTATCTCCACCACCACGCCTCTCTTTACTATTGCCATATCCAAGCTCTTCTTGGGAAAGCACCATCACATTCTGAAGTACACTGCCATGATGCCCATCTGTCTGGGTGCTTCATTCAGTCTCATTGGTGAGATGCAGTTTGATCACAAAGGATGCTTCTACATTTTTGCTGCAACCATGTTGAGAGGAGTGAAGTCCATCCAGCAAA GTATTCTCCTTCAGGAAGAAAAGATCAACTCTGTCATCCTGCTCTATTTGATGTCCATCCCAAGCTTCTGTATTCTTATTTCAGCTGCGTTTCTGCTGGAAAGTGACACCGTATGGGAGTCATCCATTAAATCTGACAACAGACTTTGGATGTTCATTCTGCTTAGCTGCCTTGGCTCAGTCCTGTACAATTTGGCAAGCTTCTGTGTCACGACACTTACTTCAGCCGTCACTCTCCATGTTGTGGGAAATCTCAACATGGTTGGAAACCTCGTCATATCACAGGTCCTCTTTGGCAGTGAGATGACCGCGTTAAGTTACGCTGGTATCGGGCTTACGCTGTCAGGTGTGCTGATGTATCAGAACTCAGACTTCATAGCAGACTATTTAAATTCAAGAAGCAAGCATCATGAAGAGCAAGACCATTTAAAAACTGACTGA